One genomic segment of Anticarsia gemmatalis isolate Benzon Research Colony breed Stoneville strain chromosome Z, ilAntGemm2 primary, whole genome shotgun sequence includes these proteins:
- the Sugb gene encoding sugar baby transporter isoform X1 — protein sequence MFPKMKVNKDLLPIKGHFFFFNAGTAPLVPYLSTYARQAGFSSATVGLIYTVLPLFGLIAKPLFGVIADRYKKQKVIFILFQILTILSFWGIYAVPQRRSMTVELDCDDGFTVLQSCYKTEGDVEKNKCKVDILSNEGVNATTNCQMTCDMTSPKMWQTVCLHWNIPQYCYSNTDNIRYSTNLSNITVKSDNCVYMAADSVVMDGAKYSQHCRLGSGFVDVNEPCAVKCNNSKLAAAIADQKLNMTCIDKQLSYKLCPNHTDQFLDVAKDTNSSSCEASCDLDVNAPWRLMEICDWWKADEASYCQPKTKAGEEFPDHLSFTGVIPLSKTIAEGSCVYMRLGHVEVPDGNGGVTIHQPGCASDTYRVKTETFQSSCSITCDNAMVNELIEAATDSRKDTSKEYTPHFWTFFLLMITSWVGQAVVVTFADAICFNLLGAKVSDYGKQRLWGSLGWGIFSLLTGVLIDLFSDGAFKDYTIAFVLMCIFMLGDVAVSCYLKTDSTKMSINILADVGTLLSSLPTVIFLLWTIAVGMCTGLVWQFLFWLLEDIAGCEETNYNKTLQGLVSAIQTFGGEIPFLFVSGHILKRVGHINMMSLVLLAFGIRFILYSYLTNAWWVLPIELFQGITFGMFYPTMTSYASIVSPPGTETTVQGLVGAVFEGVGTALGSFVGGRLYGIYEGWITFRIFGIGALICCVFNWLVFFLLKDRIAQAGVPSGYSSVIRYEQPNDMVYMLEDMSDRKS from the exons ATATaagaaacaaaaagtaatttttatactaTTCCAAATATTGACTATACTCAGTTTTTGGGGTATCTATGCAGTACCACAGAGAAGAAGTATGACTGTTGAGTTGGACTGTGATGATGGGTTTACGGTTCTACAAAGTTGTTATAAGACAGAGGGTGATgttgagaaaaataaatgtaaagttgATATATTAAGTAATGAGGGTGTAAATGCTACTACAAATTGTCAG ATGACCTGTGATATGACATCACCTAAAATGTGGCAGACGGTATGTCTACACTGGAACATACCACAGTACTGCTACAGCAACACTGACAACATAAGATACTCAACAAACCTCAGTAACATTACTGTTAAAAGCGATAACTGCGTATACATGGCTGCCGATAGCGTAGTTATGGATG GTGCGAAGTACAGTCAACATTGTCGCCTTGGCTCCGGTTTTGTGGACGTGAACGAACCTTGTGCGGTAAAGTGCAATAACTCCAAGCTGGCGGCTGCTATAGCCGATCAAAAACTCAACATGACATGCATTGATAAACAATTGAGTTACAAGTTATGTCCAAACCACACAGACCAGTTTCTAGATGTAGCTAAAGATACAAACAGTAGCAGTTGTGAG GCTTCATGTGACCTCGACGTCAACGCTCCGTGGCGATTGATGGAGATATGTGATTGGTGGAAGGCAGACGAAGCTAGCTACTGCCAGCCGAAGACGAAGGCTGGGGAAGAATTCCCAGACCATTTGTCTTTCACTGGTGTTATACCGCTCTCTAAAACGATTGCTGAAGGTAGCTGCGTTTACATGCGATTAGGTCACGTCGAAGTACCTGACGGCAATGGCGGTG TGACGATTCACCAGCCAGGCTGTGCTTCGGATACGTATAGAGTTAAAACTGAAACGTTCCAATCAAGCTGCAGTATTACCTGTGATAATGCTATG GTTAACGAGTTGATAGAAGCGGCTACGGATAGTAGAAAGGACACTAGTAAGGAGTATACTCCTCACTTCTGGACATTCTTCCTTTTGATGATCACGAGCTGGGTCGGACAGGCTGTAGTGGTTACTTTTGCTGATGCTATTTGTTTCAATCTATTAG GTGCCAAAGTATCTGACTACGGTAAGCAGAGATTATGGGGCTCATTAGGATGGGGTATATTCTCATTGTTGACTGGCGTACTTATAGACTTATTTAGCGACGGTGCCTTCAAAGACTATACGATTGCTTTCGTACTTATGTGCATTTTTATGCTTGGAGATGTCGCCGTTTCGTGTTACTTAAAG ACTGACTCTACGAAGATGTCAATAAACATTTTGGCTGACGTCGGCACTCTGTTATCTTCACTACCAACAGTGATTTTCTTGCTATGGACCATAGCCGTTGGTATGTGTACTGGACTCGTATGGCAATTCCTCTTCTGGCTCCTAGAAGACATAGCTGGCTGTGAGgaaacaaattataacaaaactcTCCAAGGATTGGTCAGTGCGATACAGACGTTTGGTGGAGAGATACCTTTTCTGTTTGTATCTG GTCACATCCTTAAAAGAGTGGGTCATATCAACATGATGAGTCTGGTACTGCTGGCTTTCGGTATTAGATTCATACTGTATTCGTACCTGACTAACGCGTGGTGGGTGCTACCGATAGAACTGTTTCAAGGCATCACATTTGGCATGTTCTACCCAACGATGACGTCATACGCCAGTATTGTTTCACCACCAGGCACTGAGACTACTGTACAG GGTTTGGTCGGCGCAGTGTTTGAGGGAGTCGGTACTGCACTTGGCAGTTTTGTAGGCGGTCGATTATACGGCATATACGAAGGCTGGATTACTTTCAGGATATTCGGTATCGGAGCCCTAATTTGCTGTGTCTTCAATTGGCTCGTATTCTTCTTGCTTAAGGATAGAATCGCCCAAGCGGGAGTACCGTCAG GTTATTCGTCAGTCATCCGCTACGAACAACCAAACGACATGGTGTATATGCTGGAAGACATGAGCGATAGAAAATCGTGA
- the Sugb gene encoding sugar baby transporter isoform X2: MTVELDCDDGFTVLQSCYKTEGDVEKNKCKVDILSNEGVNATTNCQMTCDMTSPKMWQTVCLHWNIPQYCYSNTDNIRYSTNLSNITVKSDNCVYMAADSVVMDGAKYSQHCRLGSGFVDVNEPCAVKCNNSKLAAAIADQKLNMTCIDKQLSYKLCPNHTDQFLDVAKDTNSSSCEASCDLDVNAPWRLMEICDWWKADEASYCQPKTKAGEEFPDHLSFTGVIPLSKTIAEGSCVYMRLGHVEVPDGNGGVTIHQPGCASDTYRVKTETFQSSCSITCDNAMVNELIEAATDSRKDTSKEYTPHFWTFFLLMITSWVGQAVVVTFADAICFNLLGAKVSDYGKQRLWGSLGWGIFSLLTGVLIDLFSDGAFKDYTIAFVLMCIFMLGDVAVSCYLKTDSTKMSINILADVGTLLSSLPTVIFLLWTIAVGMCTGLVWQFLFWLLEDIAGCEETNYNKTLQGLVSAIQTFGGEIPFLFVSGHILKRVGHINMMSLVLLAFGIRFILYSYLTNAWWVLPIELFQGITFGMFYPTMTSYASIVSPPGTETTVQGLVGAVFEGVGTALGSFVGGRLYGIYEGWITFRIFGIGALICCVFNWLVFFLLKDRIAQAGVPSGYSSVIRYEQPNDMVYMLEDMSDRKS; this comes from the exons ATGACTGTTGAGTTGGACTGTGATGATGGGTTTACGGTTCTACAAAGTTGTTATAAGACAGAGGGTGATgttgagaaaaataaatgtaaagttgATATATTAAGTAATGAGGGTGTAAATGCTACTACAAATTGTCAG ATGACCTGTGATATGACATCACCTAAAATGTGGCAGACGGTATGTCTACACTGGAACATACCACAGTACTGCTACAGCAACACTGACAACATAAGATACTCAACAAACCTCAGTAACATTACTGTTAAAAGCGATAACTGCGTATACATGGCTGCCGATAGCGTAGTTATGGATG GTGCGAAGTACAGTCAACATTGTCGCCTTGGCTCCGGTTTTGTGGACGTGAACGAACCTTGTGCGGTAAAGTGCAATAACTCCAAGCTGGCGGCTGCTATAGCCGATCAAAAACTCAACATGACATGCATTGATAAACAATTGAGTTACAAGTTATGTCCAAACCACACAGACCAGTTTCTAGATGTAGCTAAAGATACAAACAGTAGCAGTTGTGAG GCTTCATGTGACCTCGACGTCAACGCTCCGTGGCGATTGATGGAGATATGTGATTGGTGGAAGGCAGACGAAGCTAGCTACTGCCAGCCGAAGACGAAGGCTGGGGAAGAATTCCCAGACCATTTGTCTTTCACTGGTGTTATACCGCTCTCTAAAACGATTGCTGAAGGTAGCTGCGTTTACATGCGATTAGGTCACGTCGAAGTACCTGACGGCAATGGCGGTG TGACGATTCACCAGCCAGGCTGTGCTTCGGATACGTATAGAGTTAAAACTGAAACGTTCCAATCAAGCTGCAGTATTACCTGTGATAATGCTATG GTTAACGAGTTGATAGAAGCGGCTACGGATAGTAGAAAGGACACTAGTAAGGAGTATACTCCTCACTTCTGGACATTCTTCCTTTTGATGATCACGAGCTGGGTCGGACAGGCTGTAGTGGTTACTTTTGCTGATGCTATTTGTTTCAATCTATTAG GTGCCAAAGTATCTGACTACGGTAAGCAGAGATTATGGGGCTCATTAGGATGGGGTATATTCTCATTGTTGACTGGCGTACTTATAGACTTATTTAGCGACGGTGCCTTCAAAGACTATACGATTGCTTTCGTACTTATGTGCATTTTTATGCTTGGAGATGTCGCCGTTTCGTGTTACTTAAAG ACTGACTCTACGAAGATGTCAATAAACATTTTGGCTGACGTCGGCACTCTGTTATCTTCACTACCAACAGTGATTTTCTTGCTATGGACCATAGCCGTTGGTATGTGTACTGGACTCGTATGGCAATTCCTCTTCTGGCTCCTAGAAGACATAGCTGGCTGTGAGgaaacaaattataacaaaactcTCCAAGGATTGGTCAGTGCGATACAGACGTTTGGTGGAGAGATACCTTTTCTGTTTGTATCTG GTCACATCCTTAAAAGAGTGGGTCATATCAACATGATGAGTCTGGTACTGCTGGCTTTCGGTATTAGATTCATACTGTATTCGTACCTGACTAACGCGTGGTGGGTGCTACCGATAGAACTGTTTCAAGGCATCACATTTGGCATGTTCTACCCAACGATGACGTCATACGCCAGTATTGTTTCACCACCAGGCACTGAGACTACTGTACAG GGTTTGGTCGGCGCAGTGTTTGAGGGAGTCGGTACTGCACTTGGCAGTTTTGTAGGCGGTCGATTATACGGCATATACGAAGGCTGGATTACTTTCAGGATATTCGGTATCGGAGCCCTAATTTGCTGTGTCTTCAATTGGCTCGTATTCTTCTTGCTTAAGGATAGAATCGCCCAAGCGGGAGTACCGTCAG GTTATTCGTCAGTCATCCGCTACGAACAACCAAACGACATGGTGTATATGCTGGAAGACATGAGCGATAGAAAATCGTGA